In one Anaerolineae bacterium genomic region, the following are encoded:
- a CDS encoding NFACT family protein, translating into MNFDTFSIAAMAAELRQIILGGRVQRVTQINSLTFGLEIFVHPTRHYLILSAEPQAPRLHLTAAKTRRGTGYDTPLMLVLRKYMRGARLKAIEQPPYERILHFRFDTPFGPTGLVAELLGTRSNLILLDAGQTILGVARLSHPAAPTGQRLLTPNRPYQPPPAQNKLLPTELSELTLRRELGEASPQLHLSRLLTGVLAGVSPLLAWEIVYRATGHANTKVAQLAELTPLLKAFDELFDHLRQNQWQPTLAFDKDGLPTAFAPYPLHHLAHTQPTTTFSAAVETYFAEAAAGYAAAKTPLAQAIGDARQKLARRRERLQEDAAALANPLAFKEQGEMILACAHQIQPGQKELVVDWLPGESPAVIALNPALSPGDNAQQYFNRYRKAQRAAEEIPAQLKNVELEESYLEQLEQDLAMAEDRPEIDVIAEALAEVGYYRSKKERKQRQKQATGRYLRLAAPKGATVWVGKNALQNAHLTFNRAAPDDLWLHARNVPGAHVVIPTAQGLPAEADVFWAAGVAAYYSRARHDTGVEVDVTLKKHVRAIKGAAPGLVTYRNESTLRVAPIAPEGDNE; encoded by the coding sequence ATGAACTTTGATACCTTTTCTATAGCCGCTATGGCCGCCGAATTACGCCAGATTATTTTGGGCGGTCGGGTGCAGCGGGTCACCCAAATCAACTCGCTCACCTTTGGCCTGGAGATATTCGTCCATCCCACTCGCCACTACCTGATTCTTTCGGCTGAACCCCAGGCCCCGCGCTTACATTTGACAGCGGCCAAAACACGCCGCGGCACCGGCTACGATACGCCCTTAATGCTTGTTCTGCGCAAATACATGCGCGGGGCCAGGCTCAAGGCCATTGAACAGCCGCCCTACGAGCGTATTCTGCATTTTCGCTTCGACACACCCTTTGGCCCCACCGGCCTGGTGGCCGAATTATTGGGCACGCGCAGCAACCTGATTTTGCTGGATGCCGGGCAAACCATCTTGGGAGTAGCCCGTCTCTCCCACCCCGCCGCCCCCACCGGTCAGCGCCTGCTCACCCCCAACCGGCCCTACCAACCCCCACCAGCCCAGAATAAACTGCTACCCACCGAACTGAGCGAATTGACCCTGCGCCGGGAACTGGGCGAAGCCTCGCCCCAGCTTCACCTGTCTCGTTTGCTCACCGGCGTGCTGGCCGGCGTCAGCCCTCTCCTGGCCTGGGAGATTGTCTACCGGGCTACCGGCCACGCCAATACCAAAGTGGCCCAGCTTGCCGAGTTAACGCCGCTGCTCAAGGCCTTTGACGAACTGTTTGACCACCTCCGGCAAAACCAGTGGCAGCCCACCCTGGCTTTTGACAAAGATGGCCTGCCGACGGCCTTTGCCCCTTATCCCCTCCACCACCTGGCCCACACCCAACCCACTACCACCTTCTCTGCCGCCGTAGAAACCTACTTTGCCGAAGCCGCTGCCGGGTACGCCGCCGCCAAAACGCCCTTAGCGCAAGCCATTGGCGACGCCCGCCAAAAACTCGCCCGCCGCCGCGAACGGCTGCAAGAAGATGCCGCCGCCCTGGCCAATCCCCTGGCCTTTAAGGAACAGGGCGAAATGATCCTGGCTTGCGCCCATCAAATTCAACCGGGGCAAAAAGAATTGGTGGTTGATTGGCTGCCCGGCGAGTCGCCCGCCGTGATCGCCCTCAACCCGGCCCTCTCCCCCGGCGACAACGCCCAACAATACTTCAACCGCTACCGCAAAGCCCAACGCGCCGCCGAAGAAATTCCGGCCCAACTTAAAAATGTTGAATTGGAAGAAAGTTACCTGGAACAGTTAGAGCAGGATTTAGCCATGGCCGAAGACCGCCCGGAAATTGACGTGATTGCCGAGGCCCTGGCCGAAGTAGGCTACTATCGCTCCAAAAAAGAGCGCAAACAACGCCAAAAACAGGCGACCGGCCGTTACCTGCGCCTGGCCGCGCCCAAGGGGGCCACCGTGTGGGTGGGCAAAAACGCCCTGCAAAACGCGCACCTCACCTTTAACCGCGCCGCCCCGGACGACCTGTGGCTACACGCGCGTAACGTCCCTGGCGCGCACGTTGTCATCCCTACCGCCCAGGGTTTGCCTGCCGAAGCAGACGTTTTTTGGGCCGCCGGTGTGGCCGCTTATTACTCCCGCGCCCGCCACGATACCGGCGTAGAAGTGGACGTAACCCTCAAAAAACACGTCCGGGCCATCAAAGGCGCTGCCCCGGGCCTGGTCACCTACCGTAACGAATCTACTTTGCGGGTGGCGCCAATAGCGCCGGAGGGGGATAATGAATGA
- a CDS encoding HEPN domain-containing protein, protein MANRSGDWFVQAERDLEQANSSRAEKRHEWACFAAQQAAEKAVKALHLALGQEAWGHMVARLLQELPVPVTTNLIEKAQVLDGFYIPTRYANGHPEGPPFAHYGDLQSREAIQYAGEILEFVRTQMA, encoded by the coding sequence ATGGCCAATCGGTCTGGGGATTGGTTTGTCCAGGCAGAACGGGACCTTGAACAGGCCAATTCGTCGCGCGCAGAAAAGCGCCACGAATGGGCCTGTTTTGCCGCTCAGCAAGCTGCTGAAAAAGCAGTGAAGGCGCTTCATTTGGCATTGGGACAAGAGGCCTGGGGTCACATGGTGGCCCGCTTGCTGCAAGAACTACCTGTTCCGGTGACAACCAATTTGATTGAAAAAGCGCAAGTGTTAGATGGTTTCTACATTCCCACCCGATACGCCAATGGACACCCGGAAGGCCCACCCTTTGCCCACTATGGAGATTTACAAAGTCGCGAGGCAATTCAATATGCCGGTGAAATCCTTGAATTCGTCCGTACTCAAATGGCCTGA
- a CDS encoding nucleotidyltransferase domain-containing protein, which yields MPVKSLNSSVLKWPDQAQIGRAVQQWANREAPRHAELIRLGYFGSYARGDWGVGSDLDLIAVVSETDEPFERRALTWNLTSLPVPAELLVYTQAEWEQLQARGGRFAQTLRQEVVWLDTSQT from the coding sequence ATGCCGGTGAAATCCTTGAATTCGTCCGTACTCAAATGGCCTGATCAAGCCCAGATTGGCCGGGCAGTGCAACAATGGGCTAACCGAGAAGCACCCCGGCACGCTGAATTGATACGGCTGGGATATTTTGGCTCTTATGCCCGCGGTGATTGGGGCGTAGGCAGCGATCTGGATTTGATTGCCGTAGTCAGCGAAACAGATGAGCCGTTTGAACGGCGAGCGTTAACCTGGAACCTAACCTCCCTGCCGGTTCCGGCGGAACTTCTGGTTTATACTCAGGCCGAGTGGGAGCAACTACAAGCCAGGGGGGGACGTTTTGCCCAAACCCTGCGCCAGGAAGTTGTCTGGTTGGATACGTCCCAAACTTGA
- the rsmI gene encoding 16S rRNA (cytidine(1402)-2'-O)-methyltransferase, with amino-acid sequence MLYLVATPIGNLSDITLRALETLGQVDLIASEDTRKTGRLLKHYQIGKPQLSFHEHNETRAGEKIMALLEQGQSVALVTNAGTPGISDPGFTLVRRAIDAGLEVTMIPGPSALVMALVLSGLPVHSFTFRGFPPRKAGPRRRFFQVDQESPHTLIYYESPYRLKACLADALEIFGNRKAAIANDLTKLYESVQRGALAELVSETENVEPRGEYTIVIAGTESRV; translated from the coding sequence ATGCTCTATCTGGTAGCCACCCCCATTGGAAATTTAAGCGACATCACCCTGCGCGCGTTAGAAACGCTGGGCCAGGTTGACCTGATTGCCAGCGAAGACACCCGCAAAACCGGTCGGCTGCTCAAACATTACCAGATCGGCAAACCCCAACTCTCCTTTCACGAACACAACGAGACGCGGGCCGGCGAGAAAATTATGGCGTTGCTAGAACAAGGTCAATCCGTGGCCCTGGTCACCAACGCCGGCACGCCCGGCATCTCCGACCCCGGCTTCACCCTGGTCCGCCGGGCCATTGACGCGGGCCTGGAAGTGACCATGATTCCGGGTCCCAGCGCCCTGGTGATGGCCCTGGTGTTGTCGGGCCTGCCAGTGCACAGCTTTACCTTTCGCGGTTTTCCCCCGCGCAAGGCCGGCCCGCGGCGGCGTTTTTTCCAGGTAGACCAGGAGTCGCCCCACACCCTGATTTATTACGAGAGTCCCTACCGCCTCAAAGCCTGCCTGGCCGACGCTCTGGAGATCTTTGGCAATCGCAAAGCCGCCATCGCCAACGACCTGACCAAACTGTACGAATCGGTCCAACGCGGCGCCCTGGCCGAGTTGGTCAGCGAAACGGAAAACGTTGAACCCCGCGGCGAGTATACCATTGTGATTGCGGGCACCGAAAGTAGAGTATAA
- a CDS encoding queuine tRNA-ribosyltransferase family protein, with the protein MPPARNILNLPYGRLSLPAFLPDATRGVVRAVDSADLERCGVQALVMNTFHLMQRPGSSTVQALGGLHQMAGWPRPIVTDSGGFQAYSLIRQNPKNGRLSEQGLTFWPEGAARKYQLTPEKTIQLQMNYGADIVICLDDCTHPHDPRETQEISVRRTISWAKRGQNTFRRLIEQKNLAVEQQPKLYAVIQGGDFRDLRRACAEELLAIGFDGYGYGGWPLDAAGHLLTETLAYIRELVPPEYPLHALGVGHPANVVACARLGYDLFDSAMPTRDARRGRLYAFTTETGLAGEWFTYVYAPDNKHIKTDAPVSPYCDCLCCANYSLGYLHHLFKINDNLFFRLATIHNLRFMTQLTERLRDF; encoded by the coding sequence ATGCCTCCGGCCAGAAACATTTTAAACCTCCCCTACGGCCGGCTATCCCTCCCGGCTTTCCTGCCCGACGCCACCCGCGGCGTGGTGCGTGCCGTGGACAGCGCCGACCTGGAACGCTGCGGCGTGCAGGCCCTGGTGATGAACACCTTTCACCTGATGCAGCGGCCTGGCTCGTCCACCGTGCAGGCCCTGGGCGGGCTGCATCAAATGGCGGGTTGGCCGCGGCCCATTGTCACCGACTCCGGCGGCTTTCAGGCTTACTCCCTGATCCGACAAAACCCCAAAAACGGACGTTTGAGCGAGCAGGGCCTCACCTTCTGGCCGGAAGGCGCCGCGCGGAAATACCAACTCACCCCGGAAAAAACCATCCAGTTGCAAATGAACTACGGCGCCGATATTGTGATCTGCCTGGACGACTGCACCCATCCCCACGACCCCCGCGAAACCCAGGAGATTTCCGTGCGCCGGACCATTTCCTGGGCCAAACGCGGCCAAAACACCTTCCGGCGGCTCATTGAACAAAAAAACCTTGCTGTAGAACAACAACCCAAACTATACGCCGTGATCCAGGGCGGAGATTTCCGCGACCTGCGGCGGGCGTGCGCGGAGGAGTTACTGGCCATTGGCTTTGACGGGTATGGTTACGGCGGCTGGCCCCTGGATGCGGCCGGCCATTTACTCACCGAAACCCTGGCTTACATCCGGGAACTGGTACCGCCGGAGTATCCCCTGCACGCCCTGGGCGTCGGACACCCGGCCAACGTGGTCGCCTGCGCCCGGCTGGGCTACGATCTATTCGACAGCGCTATGCCTACCCGCGATGCCCGGCGCGGCCGGTTGTACGCTTTTACGACTGAAACCGGCCTGGCCGGGGAATGGTTCACCTACGTTTACGCTCCCGACAACAAACACATCAAAACCGATGCGCCCGTATCGCCCTATTGCGATTGTTTGTGCTGCGCCAATTACTCGTTGGGTTATCTGCATCATTTATTCAAAATTAACGACAATCTCTTCTTCCGGCTGGCCACCATCCACAATCTCCGCTTTATGACCCAACTGACCGAACGGTTGCGCGATTTTTAA
- a CDS encoding 16S rRNA methyltransferase → MNADQLDRLVETILASPKYKHICRDFVRNIGVQELTKRRNLKEAVKVTKNKLHQVGGAYWPGKTDYAAWLAELREARAAGKADFLRACLRIQSHHTSTRERLPGLEKFYPTVLAGLPPIHSVIDLACGLNPLSIPWMSLPGQVEYFAYDIYRDMIEFLTQFMDLAGVNGRAEARDVIHACPTHSVDLALVLKAIPCLEQVNKAAGTRLLDTLQADYLLVSFPAHSLGGSRKGMAVSYEARFEEMMANRDWPMKRFAFAHELVFLVNKK, encoded by the coding sequence ATGAACGCCGATCAATTAGACCGGCTGGTGGAAACCATTCTGGCCAGCCCCAAATACAAACATATCTGCCGGGATTTTGTCCGTAACATTGGCGTGCAGGAACTGACCAAACGGCGCAATTTAAAAGAAGCCGTTAAAGTCACCAAAAACAAACTGCACCAGGTGGGCGGGGCCTACTGGCCAGGCAAAACAGATTACGCCGCCTGGCTGGCCGAACTGCGTGAAGCTCGCGCCGCCGGCAAAGCAGACTTTCTCCGGGCCTGTCTCCGCATCCAAAGCCACCACACTTCCACCCGGGAACGGCTGCCCGGCCTGGAAAAATTCTACCCCACCGTCCTGGCCGGCCTGCCCCCTATCCACTCGGTCATTGACCTTGCCTGCGGCCTTAATCCGCTGTCCATCCCCTGGATGTCGCTGCCTGGCCAGGTGGAATATTTTGCTTACGACATTTACCGGGACATGATAGAGTTTTTGACCCAATTTATGGACCTCGCGGGCGTCAACGGCCGGGCCGAAGCCCGCGACGTGATCCATGCCTGTCCCACCCACTCCGTAGATTTAGCCCTGGTGCTCAAGGCCATTCCCTGTCTAGAACAAGTGAACAAAGCGGCGGGTACTCGTTTGCTAGACACCCTCCAGGCTGACTATCTACTGGTCTCATTTCCGGCGCATAGTTTAGGGGGCAGCCGAAAAGGGATGGCCGTTAGCTACGAGGCCAGATTTGAGGAGATGATGGCTAACAGAGATTGGCCGATGAAACGGTTTGCCTTTGCCCATGAACTGGTATTTCTGGTAAACAAAAAATGA
- a CDS encoding LacI family DNA-binding transcriptional regulator, producing MAIRPRKITIKQVAQEAGVSTQTVSRVLNDRPDVASQTRQQILDIIDRLGYQPSALARSLIQQRSYTLGVVIAGLRYIGPSQTLNGITTQAEAKGYSLLLKKLPRFDTGNVEPIFNDLLARQVDGIIWAVPEVGNNCDWLHERLPGLPVPIIFLTMHQESTLSTVAVDNYLGGWLVTEHLLKQGCQHIGHLAGPLTWWEARQRQAGWHDALADAGRQVEKNHRLEGDWSSQSAVTPIAQLLAQYPEMDAVFAANDQMALTVLQVAHCRGLRVPQDLAVVGFDNIPESAYFYPPLTTIQHNLHELGSTAVQEIIGMIEASRESAEGVYQPETVWLKPQLIVRESSLKNPI from the coding sequence ATGGCTATAAGACCCAGAAAAATCACAATCAAACAGGTGGCGCAAGAGGCGGGCGTATCCACCCAAACCGTCTCCCGCGTGCTCAATGATCGGCCCGACGTGGCTTCTCAAACCCGGCAGCAAATCCTGGACATCATTGATCGGCTGGGTTACCAACCCAGCGCCCTGGCCCGTAGCCTCATCCAACAAAGAAGCTATACCCTGGGCGTGGTCATCGCCGGGCTGCGTTACATTGGCCCCTCGCAAACACTCAACGGCATCACCACCCAGGCCGAGGCAAAGGGTTATTCCCTTCTGCTTAAAAAATTGCCCCGCTTTGATACCGGCAATGTTGAACCCATTTTTAACGATTTGTTGGCCCGCCAGGTGGACGGCATCATCTGGGCTGTGCCCGAAGTAGGCAACAATTGCGACTGGCTGCATGAACGCCTGCCCGGTTTACCGGTCCCGATAATCTTTCTGACTATGCACCAAGAAAGCACCCTCTCCACTGTGGCCGTTGATAACTACCTGGGCGGGTGGCTGGTTACAGAACACTTGCTTAAGCAAGGCTGCCAGCACATTGGCCACCTGGCCGGCCCCTTGACCTGGTGGGAGGCTCGACAGCGCCAGGCCGGTTGGCATGATGCATTGGCCGATGCCGGCCGGCAGGTAGAAAAAAATCACCGGCTTGAAGGCGATTGGTCTTCCCAAAGTGCGGTCACGCCCATCGCCCAACTATTAGCCCAATATCCAGAAATGGATGCCGTATTTGCGGCCAACGACCAAATGGCCTTGACCGTTTTGCAGGTGGCCCACTGCCGGGGGCTGCGGGTGCCCCAGGACCTGGCCGTGGTTGGTTTTGACAATATTCCCGAATCGGCTTACTTCTATCCCCCCCTGACTACCATCCAACACAATCTGCACGAGTTAGGCAGCACGGCTGTCCAAGAAATCATCGGCATGATTGAAGCCAGCCGGGAGTCTGCTGAAGGTGTTTACCAGCCGGAAACGGTTTGGCTCAAACCGCAATTAATTGTTAGAGAAAGTTCCCTCAAAAACCCAATTTAA
- a CDS encoding L-fucose/L-arabinose isomerase family protein, translated as MKQVTLGVIVGNRGFFPSHLCSTGREIILKVLQEEGIKAIALSPDDTPYGSVESLSEAQKCADLFKKHRDEIDGILVTLPNFGDERGIANTLRFAGLNVPVLIQAFPDDAAKMTIADRRDSFCGKMSACNNLYQYGIKYSLTSLHTVDPESDSFRADLRRFAATCRVVGGLRGARFGMIGARPAAFKTVRFSEKLLDRSGISVDTLDLSELFGLAGRIASGDAKLKAKIEQIKDYVPTKGIPAEALEKMAKLGVVIDNWMAENNLQATAIQCWTAMQEFYGVVPCALMSMMSNTLMPSACETDIAGVMGMYVMALASQKPSAIVDWNNNYGDDPNKAVVFHCSNLPKGVFTDKDDPGLISPDDIPVMDYQEIIAGTVGKENTYGTLVGRVRAKPFTYCRVSTDDFNGKILAYVGEGELTTDPLKTFGGYGVVKVPNLQKLLAYICENGYEHHTAINLSQTAAAVNEALGKYLGWDVYYHQ; from the coding sequence ATGAAACAAGTAACATTAGGCGTTATTGTTGGCAACCGTGGATTTTTCCCCAGCCATCTGTGCAGCACTGGCCGGGAAATCATCCTGAAAGTGTTGCAGGAAGAGGGCATCAAAGCCATCGCGCTTTCGCCCGATGACACCCCTTACGGCAGTGTGGAGAGTTTGAGCGAGGCCCAAAAGTGCGCCGACCTCTTCAAAAAACACCGGGATGAGATTGACGGCATCTTGGTTACGCTGCCCAACTTTGGCGACGAGCGCGGCATTGCCAATACCCTGCGCTTTGCCGGACTAAACGTGCCGGTGCTGATCCAGGCGTTTCCCGATGACGCTGCCAAAATGACCATCGCCGACCGCCGCGATTCTTTCTGCGGCAAAATGTCGGCCTGCAACAACCTCTACCAATACGGCATTAAATATTCGCTCACCAGCCTGCACACCGTTGACCCCGAAAGCGATAGCTTCCGGGCCGACCTGCGCCGTTTTGCCGCCACCTGCCGGGTGGTCGGCGGTCTCCGGGGGGCGCGCTTTGGCATGATTGGGGCGCGACCGGCTGCCTTTAAGACTGTGCGCTTCAGCGAAAAATTGCTAGACCGCTCCGGTATCTCGGTGGATACCCTGGACCTATCAGAACTTTTTGGCCTGGCCGGCCGCATTGCCTCTGGCGACGCCAAGCTCAAGGCCAAAATTGAGCAAATCAAAGATTACGTGCCCACCAAAGGCATCCCCGCCGAGGCCCTGGAAAAAATGGCTAAATTGGGCGTGGTCATTGACAACTGGATGGCCGAAAACAACTTGCAAGCCACGGCCATTCAATGCTGGACCGCTATGCAGGAGTTTTACGGCGTGGTGCCTTGTGCCCTGATGAGCATGATGAGCAACACGCTGATGCCTTCGGCCTGCGAAACAGACATCGCCGGAGTGATGGGCATGTACGTTATGGCCCTGGCCTCGCAGAAACCCAGCGCCATTGTGGACTGGAACAATAACTACGGCGACGACCCAAACAAAGCCGTTGTCTTTCACTGCTCTAACCTACCCAAAGGCGTCTTCACCGATAAAGACGACCCTGGTCTCATCTCGCCCGATGACATCCCGGTGATGGATTATCAAGAGATTATTGCCGGTACGGTGGGCAAAGAGAACACCTATGGCACCTTGGTGGGTCGCGTGCGAGCCAAGCCGTTCACTTACTGCCGCGTATCCACCGACGACTTCAATGGTAAAATCCTGGCCTACGTGGGCGAAGGCGAACTGACTACCGACCCGCTCAAAACCTTTGGCGGTTACGGCGTGGTAAAGGTGCCCAACCTGCAAAAATTACTGGCCTACATCTGTGAAAATGGCTACGAACACCACACCGCCATCAATCTGTCCCAAACCGCGGCCGCCGTCAACGAAGCCCTGGGCAAATACCTGGGTTGGGATGTGTACTATCATCAATAA
- the araB gene encoding ribulokinase produces MSNSKYAIGVDFGTESGRGVIVDVANGQELAAYVHIYANGVIDEKLPGSGIRLEHDWALQDPNDYLEVFKHAIPAILKESGVDPADVIGLGIDFTACTMLPTKADGTPLRFLPEWRDNPHAWVKLWKHHAAQPEANKLNEIARQMGQKWLDRYGGKISSEWFFPKAWQILDEAPEVYAAADRLIEGADWVVWQLTGNETRNSCTAGYKAIWSKKEGFPDKEFFKALDPRMENIIDEKMSHDIAPLGGKAGGLTAEAAQWTGLKPGTAVAVANVDAHVAVPASTVTEAGRMVIIMGTSNCHMVLGTEERIVPGMCGYVEDGIIPGFYGYEAGQSCVGDHFAWFTENCVPAAYEAEAKKRGLSVHELLEEKAGQLKPGESGLLALDWWNGNRSVLVDVDLTGMLLGATLATKPEEIYRALIEATAYGTRIIIETFANNDVPVNEIVATGGLPDRNKLLMQIYADVTGRPIRVAGTSQGGALGSAMHGAVAAGKAAGGYDTIVEASQKMAWLRDDKYEPIPANKAVYDKLFAEYVTLHDYFGRGANDVMKRLKALKAEVRNK; encoded by the coding sequence ATGAGTAACAGCAAATACGCCATTGGTGTGGATTTTGGCACCGAATCCGGCCGGGGCGTGATAGTGGATGTGGCAAACGGCCAGGAACTTGCGGCTTATGTTCATATCTACGCCAACGGCGTAATTGACGAAAAACTACCGGGCAGCGGTATCCGCCTGGAACACGACTGGGCGCTGCAAGACCCCAACGATTATCTGGAAGTGTTTAAACACGCCATCCCGGCGATACTTAAAGAGAGCGGCGTGGACCCCGCCGATGTAATTGGCCTGGGCATTGACTTTACAGCCTGCACCATGCTGCCCACCAAAGCCGACGGCACGCCTCTGCGTTTTTTGCCGGAATGGCGCGACAATCCCCATGCCTGGGTAAAGCTGTGGAAGCACCACGCCGCCCAGCCGGAGGCCAACAAACTTAACGAGATTGCCCGCCAGATGGGACAAAAATGGCTCGACCGCTACGGCGGCAAAATCAGCTCCGAATGGTTCTTTCCCAAAGCATGGCAAATTCTGGACGAAGCGCCGGAAGTATACGCGGCTGCCGACCGGCTTATTGAAGGCGCAGATTGGGTGGTCTGGCAGCTTACGGGTAACGAAACGCGCAACTCCTGTACCGCCGGGTACAAGGCCATCTGGTCCAAAAAAGAGGGCTTCCCGGACAAGGAATTTTTTAAGGCGCTCGACCCACGTATGGAAAACATTATTGATGAAAAAATGAGCCACGATATTGCCCCGTTGGGCGGCAAAGCAGGCGGCCTCACCGCAGAAGCCGCGCAGTGGACCGGCCTTAAGCCCGGCACTGCCGTGGCCGTGGCCAATGTTGACGCGCATGTGGCCGTGCCGGCTTCTACCGTGACCGAAGCGGGCCGGATGGTCATCATTATGGGCACGTCCAACTGCCACATGGTTTTGGGCACGGAAGAGCGCATCGTGCCCGGCATGTGCGGCTATGTGGAAGACGGCATCATTCCCGGATTTTACGGCTACGAAGCCGGCCAATCGTGCGTGGGCGACCACTTTGCCTGGTTTACGGAAAATTGCGTGCCGGCGGCCTATGAAGCGGAAGCCAAAAAACGCGGCCTTTCCGTCCATGAATTGCTGGAAGAAAAAGCGGGCCAACTGAAACCGGGCGAAAGCGGCCTGCTGGCTCTGGATTGGTGGAACGGCAACCGCAGCGTATTGGTAGACGTTGATCTGACCGGCATGCTGCTGGGCGCAACCCTGGCCACCAAACCGGAAGAAATCTATCGCGCCCTGATTGAAGCCACGGCCTACGGCACCCGCATCATTATTGAAACCTTTGCCAATAACGACGTGCCGGTCAACGAGATTGTGGCCACGGGCGGCCTGCCCGACCGGAACAAGCTATTGATGCAGATTTATGCCGACGTGACCGGCCGGCCCATTCGCGTGGCCGGAACCAGCCAGGGCGGCGCGCTTGGTTCGGCCATGCACGGAGCAGTGGCAGCGGGCAAAGCAGCCGGGGGCTACGATACCATTGTTGAAGCCAGCCAGAAAATGGCTTGGCTGCGCGACGACAAATACGAACCCATTCCCGCAAACAAGGCAGTCTACGACAAACTCTTTGCCGAGTACGTTACGCTGCACGATTATTTTGGCCGGGGAGCCAACGACGTAATGAAACGGCTCAAGGCTTTGAAAGCAGAAGTCCGCAATAAATAG
- a CDS encoding L-ribulose-5-phosphate 4-epimerase, with translation MLEALRQEVWELHMELPKNDLVKWTGGNISARDPETGYVVIKPSGVRYEALKPEHMVIVDLQGQVIEGRLKYSSDTASHLYIYRHRPDVNGVVHTHSPYATAFAAVNKPIPVYLTAHGDEFGGTIPCGGFALIGSEDIGKVVVESIGRSPAVLLKNHGVFTIGETVEKATKAAVMVEDVAKTVWLALQIGQPDEIDPEDVKKLHYRYTNIYGQ, from the coding sequence ATGCTTGAAGCTTTACGACAAGAGGTATGGGAGCTGCACATGGAGCTGCCCAAAAATGATTTGGTCAAATGGACCGGCGGCAACATCAGCGCCCGCGACCCGGAAACAGGTTACGTGGTCATCAAACCCTCGGGGGTGCGCTACGAGGCCCTGAAACCGGAACACATGGTTATTGTGGATTTGCAGGGTCAAGTGATTGAAGGCCGGCTCAAATATTCATCCGATACAGCCAGCCATCTTTACATCTACCGCCACCGGCCCGACGTGAACGGGGTGGTGCATACCCATTCGCCTTACGCCACGGCCTTTGCCGCGGTCAACAAACCCATTCCGGTTTACCTGACCGCCCATGGCGACGAATTTGGCGGGACTATTCCCTGCGGCGGTTTTGCCCTCATCGGCAGCGAAGACATTGGCAAAGTAGTAGTGGAATCAATTGGCCGTTCGCCGGCCGTCTTGCTGAAAAATCACGGCGTCTTCACCATCGGCGAAACCGTAGAAAAGGCCACCAAAGCAGCGGTGATGGTGGAAGACGTAGCCAAAACGGTGTGGCTGGCCCTGCAAATCGGCCAGCCGGATGAGATTGACCCGGAAGATGTAAAAAAATTGCATTATCGCTACACCAACATTTACGGCCAATAA